The proteins below come from a single Microtus pennsylvanicus isolate mMicPen1 chromosome 13, mMicPen1.hap1, whole genome shotgun sequence genomic window:
- the LOC142834188 gene encoding aldo-keto reductase family 7 member A3-like, which yields MSFARPATVLGAMEMGGRMDQTASAASVQAFLKRGHTEIDTAFVYTEGRSETILGGLGLGLGRSGCKVKIATKACPMFGKTLKPDDVRFQLETSLKRLQCPQVDLFYLHMPDHNTPIEETLQVCHQLHQEGKFVELGLSNYASWEVAEICTLCKKNGWIVPTVYQGMYNATTRQVEKELFPCLRHFGLRFYAFNPLAGGLLTGRYKYQDKDEKQPDSRFFGIQFAHVTFNRYWKEEHFKGIALVEKALKSTYGASTPSMTSAALRWMYHHSQLKGAHGDAVILGMSSLEQLEQNLTCVEEGPLEPAVVEAFDQAWDLIAHDCPNYFR from the exons ATGTCGTTTGCTCGTCCTGCCACTGTGCTGGGTGCCATGGAAATGGGGGGCCGCATGGATCAGACTGCCAGCGCAGCGTCGGTGCAAGCGTTCCTGAAGCGTGGCCACACAGAGATCGACACAGCCTTTGTGTATACGGAAGGCCGGTCTGAGACAATCCTGGGCGGCCTGGGGCTCGGGCTGGGTCGCAGTGGCTGCAAAG tgAAAATTGCAACCAAGGCTTGTCCAATGTTTGGGAAGACATTGAAGCCTGATGATGTCCGGTTCCAGCTGGAGACATCACTAAAGCGGCTGCAGTGTCCCCAGGTGGACCTCTTCTACTTACACATGCCAGACCACAACACCCCTATAGAGGAGACACTGCAGGTCTGCCACCAGCTGCATCAGGAG GGCAAGTTTGTGGAGCTTGGCTTGTCCAACTATGCCTCCTGGGAAGTGGCTGAGATCTGTACCCTCTGCAAGAAAAATGGCTGGATCGTGCCAACTGTGTACCAG GGCATGTACAATGCCACCACCCGGCAGGTGGAGAAGGAGCTCTTCCCCTGTCTCAGACACTTTGGATTGAGATTCTATGCCTTCAATCCTTTGGCTG GTGGCCTGCTGACAGGGAGATATAAATACCAGGACAAGGATGAAAAGCAGCCTGATAGCCGCTTCTTTGGGATTCAGTTTGCTCATGTTACCTTTAACCG GTACTGGAAGGAGGAACACTTCAAGGGCATCGCTCTGGTGGAGAAGGCGCTGAAATCCACCTATGGCGCCAGCACCCCCAGTATGACCTCGGCTGCCCTGCGGTGGATGTACCATCACTCACAGCTCAAG GGCGCCCATGGGGATGCGGTCATTCTGGGCATGTCCAGTCTGGAGCAATTGGAGCAGAACTTGACCTGCGTTGAAGAAGGGCCCCTGGAGCCGGCTGTCGTGGAAGCCTTTGACCAAGCCTGGGACCTGATTGCCCATGACTGTCCCAACTACTTCCGCTAA